The bacterium nucleotide sequence TATTTTTGAGACAGAACATTTCGTTGCATATTGTCCCTTTGCATCCCGCACACCATTTGAAGTCCGGATTATGCCGAAACAACATCGGGCGTCATTTGCGTATATTACAGCATCTGAAACAGCTGATTTTTCCCGATGCGTTAAAGATATTTTAGCTAGAATTTATTTCGGATTAGATAATCCAGATTATAATTTTATCATTCGCTCTGCTCCAGTCGGCGATGAAGATGCAAAGTATTATCATTGGTATATGGTCATTATTCTAAAACTTACTACACCAGCAGGATTTGAAATCGGAACCGGAATTTATATCAATATAACTTATCCTGAACAATGCGCCGATTTCCTTAAAAAGATTGAATATTAGGATGTTATAGCTGCGAAAACAGGAAAATTCAATTATCCAAAATAGGCGGTAATAATGTTTAGAAAATTTTTCTTATTGATCCTAACTCTTGTTCTATGTAGTCAGTCTATAGTATTTGCTGCAAGTAGTATCATCACTACTGATGTACTTGTAATTGGTGGTGGTTGCGGCGGAGTTGCAGCTTCAATCCAAGCAGCTCGGTTAGGAGTAAGTGTTATATTAGTCGAAAATACTCCTTGGCTTGGTGGAATGATGAGTTCTGCTGGAGTAAGTTGTTTTGATGGAAATAATGGTACACTGCGTACAGGTTTATTCAGAGAAGTATGTACTACCATCGCTAATTATTATGGAAGTGTTGCGAGTACAAACACTGGATGCTGGGTTACCGATTTTGCTTTTGAACCGAAAGTGGGAAATATCGCATGGCAGCAATTGGTTTCGACTACTTCTCGAATAACAACTTTATTTAATTCCACCTGTGTTCAAGTGTTGGTAAGTTCCAATACTGTTTTAGGTGCAGTGATTCAGACGCACACCAATGATACCATAACTATTTATGCTCATGTAACCATTGATGCAACTGAGTACGGCGATATTTTACCACTTGCCGGTGTGGAATATAAAATTGGCCGAGAAGCGCAATCTGATACCGGTGAATATGCGGCTCCGACAACTGCAGATGACTTGGTACAGGATATAACATATTGTGCGATATTCAAAAATTACGCACCAGATACAGTTTTAATCCCTAAGCCGCCTGGATATGATGCTAGCAAATATGATGGAAGTATTCTCGAAACAACAAGCGATATAACGATCCATTTACATACGGTTTATAATTTTAATTATATGATGAGTTATGGAAAATTGCAGAATCGGAAATTTATGATTAACTGGCCAATCCACGGCAATGATTGGGAAGGAAACTTAATAGAAATGTCCCCGACACAACGTTTAATAGCACTTGATTCCGCGAAGAATGAAACGTTAGGTTTTCTGTATTATATTCAAAATGTTTATGGTGCCAAAACGATCGGTTTGGATACCACGGAATATCCAACAGCTGACCACTTACCATTTTATCCTTATATTCGCGAGTGTCGTAGAATGGTTAGTGCAGTAACGTATCGACTTCCGGATGTGACGGATCGATATGGTACACCATCCGGTGATCTATATAAGACCAGTGTGGCAGTAGGTAATTATTCAATTGACCATCATCATAAAAAATTCCATCCAGATACAAACAATCCGTTTCGGATACAGGGCGAAAATTATCCGAAGAATCAAACCTTAACAATTCCTTATGGGAGTTTGCTTCCTAAACAAATGGATGGATTTATGGCCGCAGAAAAGAACATCGGAGTAACGCATATCGTTAACGGTGCAACTCGACTCCAACCAATAGTTATCCTGACTGGACAAGCAGCAGGAGCTGCAGCTGCTATATCCTGCTTGTCTGCCATTCAACCGAGGCGGGTAAATATTCGTCAATTACAACAGGTTTTACTCGATGCACGAGCTGCTCTTTTCCCATATAGCGATGTTGAAGATTCTCGTTGGTCATTTCAAGCAATTAATCGGACTTCATTATCGGGCGTTTTTATGGCTACAGATAGTACCGAAAGCTGGATAAAATATTCTTATTTCTATCCGACAAAAATCCAAACGAAATTTAATGCTGGTCAAGCAGTTTCAATAGCGTTAGGATTCGATAGTATTACTTCAAATTATATAAATATTATTTCAACCGATACCTTAACCCGAGCTGAACTCGCATTGTTTATATGGGAGCAAACCGGATACGGAAATCCAACCAGCTGGATCCCGTATTTTACGGATGTTTCCAGTACCCATAGTGCATTTACTGCTGTTCAGGTTTTTAAAGAACGTGGATATACTCGTGGTTGGGCAGATGGAACAACCTATTTGCCAAACAGTGGGGTGACTCGCGAAATTCTTGCGGTAGTAATTGACCGCGCAATTGACCCATTTCATCGCTTGCCAGTCCAACTTATTCCAGTACCGCGGGCTATCCATAAATTACCAGTAAAGTGGAAAAGGCATTTAACCAATTCTGTTGAAGGGTGGACCGGATATCCACCGAGTTGGTTCATACCCACTTCAGATTATTATCGAGATATGGCATTAAATCCGATGACTAAACATTTACTCATTACTGATTTTTTAAATACGACGATCCATATTGTTAGTGCACGTGACGGTTCTGATATCGGTAGATTAGATAATGATGGAATAGGGACCGGTATTCGAAATCTAATGGCAATTGATGTTGATACAACCGGGGTGATTTATGCTTGTAACTACGACCAATCTGCATTCCGAATATATCGCTGGGCAAATGAATCGGCTCGTTGTTATCTCGCTTGCCAAACTTCATTATCAGCACCAGCGGGACGGGTTATTAATGTTTACGGTTCCGGAACCCAAACCAGAATTTATATTACGAGTGGTATTTCTTCTGGTTGGTTTCATATATTCACAACATCGAATGGTTCTACGTTCAAGTTATTAGAAACCGCTGCTCCAACTGGAATTAACGTGGGTTCTAACGGATTATATGGACTTGCAATAGAAACTAGTGATAGAGTGTATACCAAAGGGCTCACTTCGGGTCTACGCCGATATTTTAAATCCGGAACGAATTGGTATAATGATGCAGCATTCGATAACAATGGATTTTACAATAGTGGGATTTCTGATTTACGCTATGTTTCGGAACGGAATTGGTTAATTGGATTCGCTTGCAATCCCTATGGACCGGTAACAACATATAATGGTGCAACCGTTAATTCAACTGGTGCGTTAATTTATACTTTAGGATTTAATGGAAAACCTATGACAACAGCTATTGCGCCGTTAGAAGAAACAATTACCAACCTAAACGATTCTGGTGGATTGGCTTATGACCCTGATACCCAAACGGTTTATGTTCTCAT carries:
- a CDS encoding FAD-dependent oxidoreductase, which codes for MFRKFFLLILTLVLCSQSIVFAASSIITTDVLVIGGGCGGVAASIQAARLGVSVILVENTPWLGGMMSSAGVSCFDGNNGTLRTGLFREVCTTIANYYGSVASTNTGCWVTDFAFEPKVGNIAWQQLVSTTSRITTLFNSTCVQVLVSSNTVLGAVIQTHTNDTITIYAHVTIDATEYGDILPLAGVEYKIGREAQSDTGEYAAPTTADDLVQDITYCAIFKNYAPDTVLIPKPPGYDASKYDGSILETTSDITIHLHTVYNFNYMMSYGKLQNRKFMINWPIHGNDWEGNLIEMSPTQRLIALDSAKNETLGFLYYIQNVYGAKTIGLDTTEYPTADHLPFYPYIRECRRMVSAVTYRLPDVTDRYGTPSGDLYKTSVAVGNYSIDHHHKKFHPDTNNPFRIQGENYPKNQTLTIPYGSLLPKQMDGFMAAEKNIGVTHIVNGATRLQPIVILTGQAAGAAAAISCLSAIQPRRVNIRQLQQVLLDARAALFPYSDVEDSRWSFQAINRTSLSGVFMATDSTESWIKYSYFYPTKIQTKFNAGQAVSIALGFDSITSNYINIISTDTLTRAELALFIWEQTGYGNPTSWIPYFTDVSSTHSAFTAVQVFKERGYTRGWADGTTYLPNSGVTREILAVVIDRAIDPFHRLPVQLIPVPRAIHKLPVKWKRHLTNSVEGWTGYPPSWFIPTSDYYRDMALNPMTKHLLITDFLNTTIHIVSARDGSDIGRLDNDGIGTGIRNLMAIDVDTTGVIYACNYDQSAFRIYRWANESARCYLACQTSLSAPAGRVINVYGSGTQTRIYITSGISSGWFHIFTTSNGSTFKLLETAAPTGINVGSNGLYGLAIETSDRVYTKGLTSGLRRYFKSGTNWYNDAAFDNNGFYNSGISDLRYVSERNWLIGFACNPYGPVTTYNGATVNSTGALIYTLGFNGKPMTTAIAPLEETITNLNDSGGLAYDPDTQTVYVLMAQNGYAAYSTTPIEPYPISVELSAFSAE